CTCGGGCTCGTCTCGATGCTCTGCGGTACTTTCCTGGCGGCCGTCTCCGGAGACTGGGGGCGCAGGGTGGCTGCCTCCGCCACCGGGCTCGTGGACGGCCTGGATGGTGCCGAGAGGGCGATGGCGGTCCTGGGGGAGGACCTCGAGGGCACGACATCCCTGATGGACGAGATAGGAGGAGCGGTCTGGCAGACCGCCGGCATCGTCGACCAGACGAGGGCGACCCTGGTCAGGGTCGATTCCGCCGGCTCCAGGATGATCGACTTCTCGGACCTCCTGTCGGACGACCTTGAAGACATGTCCTCCCTGCTCGGCCCCCTGGCCTCCGGCAGATTCACAGCCCCGGCCTCCAGGCTGAGGCTCGCCTCGTCTTCCGGTGACACCGTGCTCGTGCTGCTCTCGAACCTGCGGTCGCGTCTGGGATCCCTGTCCTCGACGCTCCGCGTGGTCTCCGCATCGGTCGATTCCCTGGCCGCCGACATCGAGGTCACAAGCGCGACCATGTCATCGGCCCGGAACGGGATCGACGGTGTGCGCAGAGCAGCGGCACTTCTCGCCGTCGACGACATCGCCTCCGCGATGATCCTCCTCCCGGGGCTCCTGCTCTTCTTCCTGGGAGTACAGGAGGTCCTGCTGGGCTCTATGCTCCGGAAGTCGGGCATGCCCTCCCCCTCTTCTCCCTCCCCGGCGCCGGGAGCGAAGCAAGATCCCTGATACTCGAGGGATCGTCGTCTCCGGGCACGGCCTCCATCTCCAGCACGCGCTCGTCACCCGGCACGAAACCCAGCCTTGCGATCGTGTTGGTCTCCCTGTGCCTTATCGCGAGGTTCATCCAGTTGTACTGCCGCGGGAAGGCCGTTCCGAGATCCGAGATCCTGTCGAAGAGAACCTGTGAAGCCAGGCGGAGATCTCCTGGCAGGTCGAGCCGGGAGATGCATATCCTGTACCTGAGCCCCGGGAGGATGTGGTTGACCGCGATCACAACGGCACACCCGGTAGCCTCCCTCAGCCTGTGGAACGTCGAGGGGGCCAGCACCGGCACCCCGAAGCTCCGGACCCACGTCCCTCCGGTCCCGCCGAAGCCGGTGGGCGCGGTCTGCACTATCCCCCCGGCCTCGAGAGCCCTGTACATCCATCTCGGATTGTCCGAAGGGAAGGCGATGTGGTGGGTGCGGGCGGAGGTCGACAGCCTCGCCCGTCTCACCTCCTCCGGCGCCCCCTGGTAGTCCGTCGACAGAACGTGCATGTCATATCCCGCCAGGGCCATGGCGATGTGCATCGTCCGCTCGTCGCCGAAATGCGGGGCGAGGAGGAGCACTCCGCGTCCTCCGGCGAGCAGGCCGTCCAGTTCCGCCCGCCCCTCCCACTCCACGCAGTCGTCGAGGTTGTCCGGATCCAGCAGGGATGCCCTGAAGAGGCCCAGCATCGCGCCCTGATGGGCCATCCAGTAGCTCCGCATGATCCCGCGGCGCCAGGCCGGCCCCTCGGAAGGGAAGATCCTCGCGAGATGGCCCATGTAGACACTGCGCCTGCCGCTCCTGCCCAGCATGTCGACAACCAGCCTGAGCGACGCGAGCAGTCGGACGAGGCCGTCCGGGCACGTTCTCCCCGCCGAGCGGTAGAGTATCTCGACAAGACGATAGTAGCTTCCCCTGAACAAGGATCCTCCGAGGTCTGTGCCGTTCCGGCGGGTGCCGTATAATAAGCAGGGGGTGGGGAGTGAGGAATACCGCAGTTCTCCTGGCCGTGCTGCCGGTCGCGCTCCATGCCGGCTCGTTCCGGCTCTCGCGCGACACGCTCGAGATCCCCGTAGGCCAGTTCAGGTGGATCGGATTCACCGTCGACATCGAGCAGCAGGAGGAGACGAGGATAGAGGGGTTCCTCACCGTCGTGCCCGACTCGTCCTCCATAGAGCTCATTCTGATGCACAGGGACGACTTCCACAGATGGTCCGCGGGCGGAACCGATGTCGACACCCTGTACCGCTCCGTCACCGGTGGCGGAGAGGTCATGATCCCGATCGACGGCTTCGGCGACATGGTCCTCGTGATCTCGAACCGCGGCAACTATGCGCCCGCCTCGTTATCCGCCTCGCTCGACCTCGCCTTCGAGGGCAGCGGGGTGCGCTACAGCCCCATCCTCACAGGGAGCAGGATCGTCCTGATCATGGTGGCAACCGGCATGACGGCCGCCCTCCTGATAGGAATCGCCTCCAGGGAGGCTGCGCGCCGCAGGAGACGCCGAATGGCCTCCGGCAGGGTTGACGGGCGGGATTGATCCGGGTAATTTCCTACATGGCCGGGAGGTAATATGCTCGTCTCGACGAGGAGCAGATACGGACTGCGCGCCATGGTCGAAATGGTCAGGGAGGGCTGGAACCTGCCCGTCTCCCTGGCGAGGCTCGCGGAGATCGAGGAAGTTTCGCAGCGGTACCTCGAGCAGATCTTCCTCAGGCTGAGGGAGGCCGGGCTCGTTACCGGAAGGCGCGGGCCCAAGGGGGGATACGTCCTCGCGAAGGATCCCTCCACTATCACTCTGCTCGAGATCATCACCACCCTCGAAGCGGGCTTCCTCGCACCGGGGTGCGCCGAGGACGCTCCGCACTGCTCCGGAGGGGGCTCGCACGAGAAGGAGCCATGCCACCGTCAGGAAGGCTGCGCGACCAGGATA
Above is a genomic segment from Candidatus Fermentibacter sp. containing:
- a CDS encoding Rrf2 family transcriptional regulator codes for the protein MLVSTRSRYGLRAMVEMVREGWNLPVSLARLAEIEEVSQRYLEQIFLRLREAGLVTGRRGPKGGYVLAKDPSTITLLEIITTLEAGFLAPGCAEDAPHCSGGGSHEKEPCHRQEGCATRILWRDLRRCCFDYLGNRTLFDLAMSSRDGSHDTVSPVTRAQGIPPHGAAVSEGGA